In Bombus huntii isolate Logan2020A chromosome 3, iyBomHunt1.1, whole genome shotgun sequence, a single genomic region encodes these proteins:
- the LOC126864102 gene encoding actin-related protein 2/3 complex subunit 4 isoform X2 — MSGTLKPYLAAVRRTLTAAMCLENFSSQIVEKHNKPEVEVRASKELLLTPILISRNDKEKVLIESSINSMRISIAVKQADDLEKLLCHNFTRFMTMRAEHFIILRRKPIEGYDISFLITNIHVEQMYKHKIVDFVIYFMEEIDREISEMKLSMNARARICAEEFLKRF, encoded by the exons ATG TCAGGAACGCTAAAACCTTACCTGGCAGCAGTGAGGAGAACACTTACTGCTGCTATGTGTTTAGAGAACTTCTCCTCTCAAATAGTTGAGAAACATAATAAACCTGAAGTTGAAGTGCGAGCTAGTAAAGAACTTCTTCTGACACCTATATTAATAAGCAGAAATGACAAGGAGAAAGTATTGATCGAATCAAGTATAAACAGTATGAGAATAAGCATTGCTGTAAAACAGGCTGATGATCTAGAAAAGCTACTATGTCATAACTTCACAAGATTTATGACAATGAGGGCAGAACACTTTATTATCCTCAGGAGAAAGCCAATAGag GGTTATGATATTagttttttaattacaaacaTCCATGTAGAGCAAATGTACAAACACAAGATCGTAGACTTTGTGATTTATTTCATGGAAGAAATTGACAGAGAGATCAGTGAGATGAAATTGTCAATGAATGCAAGAGCTCGCATTTGTGCagaagaatttctaaaaagG TTTTAA
- the LOC126864102 gene encoding actin-related protein 2/3 complex subunit 4 isoform X1: MYDNSGTLKPYLAAVRRTLTAAMCLENFSSQIVEKHNKPEVEVRASKELLLTPILISRNDKEKVLIESSINSMRISIAVKQADDLEKLLCHNFTRFMTMRAEHFIILRRKPIEGYDISFLITNIHVEQMYKHKIVDFVIYFMEEIDREISEMKLSMNARARICAEEFLKRF; the protein is encoded by the exons ATGTATGATAAT TCAGGAACGCTAAAACCTTACCTGGCAGCAGTGAGGAGAACACTTACTGCTGCTATGTGTTTAGAGAACTTCTCCTCTCAAATAGTTGAGAAACATAATAAACCTGAAGTTGAAGTGCGAGCTAGTAAAGAACTTCTTCTGACACCTATATTAATAAGCAGAAATGACAAGGAGAAAGTATTGATCGAATCAAGTATAAACAGTATGAGAATAAGCATTGCTGTAAAACAGGCTGATGATCTAGAAAAGCTACTATGTCATAACTTCACAAGATTTATGACAATGAGGGCAGAACACTTTATTATCCTCAGGAGAAAGCCAATAGag GGTTATGATATTagttttttaattacaaacaTCCATGTAGAGCAAATGTACAAACACAAGATCGTAGACTTTGTGATTTATTTCATGGAAGAAATTGACAGAGAGATCAGTGAGATGAAATTGTCAATGAATGCAAGAGCTCGCATTTGTGCagaagaatttctaaaaagG TTTTAA
- the LOC126864100 gene encoding nuclear pore complex protein DDB_G0274915-like isoform X1 has product MVVCKYYRQGNCRFGQYCQFEHINTFGGNNKVDSYNEDEYIAVLVAKEMLNAERGRQWLLSCFAPFKDKPCIPGMEDLSPEEVRWEMYQAQNNGMVDQAKLHFQQLCTDMKAKREAFKNPTRETLTKLKEILGTGHKNARNDNTSGKSSSFAFATPQLGLPSSTPSSNVFGNKTFGTQSNPFSGGFPPTSNTSIFGRTPTTSNSVFGSTPTFGSNLGVFGGGTSTNTVFGGITNTSTFNAGQNTQTFGSSGSIFGGGASQPVFGQPSIFGTSNPVNNVFARHETSQAPISVFNSGATSSPSLFSGTSSQSNASVFAGAKTSTANPFGGSSNLQTTNSIFGSTPSTGTFSSGIFSQSETPAFGGAPVFGASATFGNNPSSIFGEKPAFGNSGSIFGGSSTTTPAFSSAQPTTAFGVTTSTSSVNLFGNAQGTTPSMATSSASPFSATPSTTTSPFATATSQFETTSTAAFSKPTFGMATETAGETFATTATSSSTPFGTTNTGVTFGTPSTTTSPFTSTIFSDITSSPFSPTSVTSTATTTNSFTPQQQQITSPFGTFARNQTSSTATSTHEPFGKSTFGVTLTAIVIDDNIYSLDNQLTDDEKNMYMAEKFIFGKIPLKPPTKDIR; this is encoded by the exons ATGGTTGTTTGTAAATACTATCGACAAGGAAATTGTCGATTTGGACAATATTGTCAATTCGAACATATAAATACTTTTG GAGGTAATAACAAAGTTGACTCTTACAATGAGGATGAATATATTGc GGTGTTGGTTGCAAAAGAAATGCTCAATGCAGAAAGAGGAAGACAATGGTTACTATCGTGTTTTGCACCATTTAAGGACAAACCGTGTATTCCTGGCATGGAAGATTTGTCTCCGGAAGAAGTTCGATGGGAGATGTACCAAGCTCAAAATAATGGGATGGTAGATCAGGCA AAATTACATTTCCAACAACTGTGTACAGATATGAAGGCAAAAAGAGAAGCTTTCAAGAATCCTACCCGCGAAACACTAACTAAGCTT AAAGAGATTCTAGGTACAGGACACAAGAATGCCAGGAATGATAATACATCTGGGAAATCCTCTAGTTTTGCTTTTGCAACTCCTCAACTTGGACTTCCAAGCAGTACTCCATCCTCCAATGTATTTGGAAACAAGACATTTGGAACTCAGAGCAATCCATTCAGCGGTGGTTTCCCGCCCACCAGCAATACATCAATCTTTGGGAGAACACCTACAACTTCAAATTCTGTATTTGGTAGTACACCAACTTTTGGCAGTAATTTAGGAGTGTTTGGTGGTGGTACCAGCACTAATACTGTATTTGGTGGGATTACAAACACTTCTACATTTAATGCAGGACAAAACACGCAGACTTTTGGATCGTCTGGCTCGATTTTTGGCGGTGGAGCTTCCCAACCCGTTTTCGGGCAGCCTAGCATATTTGGAACCAGCAATCCAGTGAACAATGTTTTCGCCAGGCATGAAACGTCCCAGGCGCCCATATCAGTATTCAATAGCGGAGCAACATCTTCTCCCTCTTTATTCAGTGGAACTTCTTCTCAATCTAACGCTTCTGTATTTGCCGGAGCTAAAACTTCTACTGCTAATCCGTTTGGCGGCTCTTCAAATTTACAGACAACTAACTCCATCTTCGGATCGACTCCGTCTACCGGAACCTTCAGTTCAGGCATATTCTCGCAGTCTGAAACACCTGCATTTGGGGGAGCACCAGTATTTGGTGCTTCAGCAACTTTTGGAAACAATCCCAGTTCGATATTTGGCGAGAAACCGGCATTTGGAAATTCTGGTAGTATTTTCGGCGGGTCCAGTACCACAACACCTGCCTTCAGTTCGGCACAGCCTACAACCGCTTTTGGCGTTACCACTTCTACATCTTCCGTAAATCTATTTGGAAATGCTCAGGGTACCACACCCTCTATGGCCACTTCCAGTGCTTCGCCATTTAGCGCAACACCTTCAACGACTACGAGTCCTTTCGCTACCGCAACCTCGCAATTTGAAACCACCAGTACGGCAGCCTTCTCGAAGCCTACGTTTGGGATGGCTACGGAAACTGCGGGTGAAACTTTTGCTACTACAGCTACTTCCTCTAGCACTCCGTTTGGTACTACAAATACCGGAGTTACTTTTGGTACACCTAGTACCACCACTTCTCCTTTCACATCGACGATATTTAGCGATATAACGAGCTCACCATTTAGTCCTACGAGCGTTACATCTACAGCTACAACCACAAATTCGTTTACACCCCAGCAACAACAAATTACTTCTCCATTTGGTACTTTTGCACGAAATCAAACTTCTAGTACTGCTACGTCTACGCACGAACCGTTTGGAAAATCGACATTCGGAGTAACGCTGACGGCAATCGTTATTGACGACAATATTTATTCGTTAGACAATCAACTAACAGACGACGAGAAGAACATGTACATGGcggagaaatttatttttggaaAGATTCCGCTGAAACCGCCTACCAAAGACATTAGATAA
- the LOC126864100 gene encoding nuclear pore complex protein DDB_G0274915-like isoform X2 → MVVCKYYRQGNCRFGQYCQFEHINTFGGNNKVDSYNEDEYIAVLVAKEMLNAERGRQWLLSCFAPFKDKPCIPGMEDLSPEEVRWEMYQAQNNGMVDQAKLHFQQLCTDMKAKREAFKNPTRETLTKLKEILGTGHKNARNDNTSGKSSSFAFATPQLGLPSSTPSSNVFGNKTFGTQSNPFSGGFPPTSNTSIFGRTPTTSNSVFGQNTQTFGSSGSIFGGGASQPVFGQPSIFGTSNPVNNVFARHETSQAPISVFNSGATSSPSLFSGTSSQSNASVFAGAKTSTANPFGGSSNLQTTNSIFGSTPSTGTFSSGIFSQSETPAFGGAPVFGASATFGNNPSSIFGEKPAFGNSGSIFGGSSTTTPAFSSAQPTTAFGVTTSTSSVNLFGNAQGTTPSMATSSASPFSATPSTTTSPFATATSQFETTSTAAFSKPTFGMATETAGETFATTATSSSTPFGTTNTGVTFGTPSTTTSPFTSTIFSDITSSPFSPTSVTSTATTTNSFTPQQQQITSPFGTFARNQTSSTATSTHEPFGKSTFGVTLTAIVIDDNIYSLDNQLTDDEKNMYMAEKFIFGKIPLKPPTKDIR, encoded by the exons ATGGTTGTTTGTAAATACTATCGACAAGGAAATTGTCGATTTGGACAATATTGTCAATTCGAACATATAAATACTTTTG GAGGTAATAACAAAGTTGACTCTTACAATGAGGATGAATATATTGc GGTGTTGGTTGCAAAAGAAATGCTCAATGCAGAAAGAGGAAGACAATGGTTACTATCGTGTTTTGCACCATTTAAGGACAAACCGTGTATTCCTGGCATGGAAGATTTGTCTCCGGAAGAAGTTCGATGGGAGATGTACCAAGCTCAAAATAATGGGATGGTAGATCAGGCA AAATTACATTTCCAACAACTGTGTACAGATATGAAGGCAAAAAGAGAAGCTTTCAAGAATCCTACCCGCGAAACACTAACTAAGCTT AAAGAGATTCTAGGTACAGGACACAAGAATGCCAGGAATGATAATACATCTGGGAAATCCTCTAGTTTTGCTTTTGCAACTCCTCAACTTGGACTTCCAAGCAGTACTCCATCCTCCAATGTATTTGGAAACAAGACATTTGGAACTCAGAGCAATCCATTCAGCGGTGGTTTCCCGCCCACCAGCAATACATCAATCTTTGGGAGAACACCTACAACTTCAAATTCTGTATTTG GACAAAACACGCAGACTTTTGGATCGTCTGGCTCGATTTTTGGCGGTGGAGCTTCCCAACCCGTTTTCGGGCAGCCTAGCATATTTGGAACCAGCAATCCAGTGAACAATGTTTTCGCCAGGCATGAAACGTCCCAGGCGCCCATATCAGTATTCAATAGCGGAGCAACATCTTCTCCCTCTTTATTCAGTGGAACTTCTTCTCAATCTAACGCTTCTGTATTTGCCGGAGCTAAAACTTCTACTGCTAATCCGTTTGGCGGCTCTTCAAATTTACAGACAACTAACTCCATCTTCGGATCGACTCCGTCTACCGGAACCTTCAGTTCAGGCATATTCTCGCAGTCTGAAACACCTGCATTTGGGGGAGCACCAGTATTTGGTGCTTCAGCAACTTTTGGAAACAATCCCAGTTCGATATTTGGCGAGAAACCGGCATTTGGAAATTCTGGTAGTATTTTCGGCGGGTCCAGTACCACAACACCTGCCTTCAGTTCGGCACAGCCTACAACCGCTTTTGGCGTTACCACTTCTACATCTTCCGTAAATCTATTTGGAAATGCTCAGGGTACCACACCCTCTATGGCCACTTCCAGTGCTTCGCCATTTAGCGCAACACCTTCAACGACTACGAGTCCTTTCGCTACCGCAACCTCGCAATTTGAAACCACCAGTACGGCAGCCTTCTCGAAGCCTACGTTTGGGATGGCTACGGAAACTGCGGGTGAAACTTTTGCTACTACAGCTACTTCCTCTAGCACTCCGTTTGGTACTACAAATACCGGAGTTACTTTTGGTACACCTAGTACCACCACTTCTCCTTTCACATCGACGATATTTAGCGATATAACGAGCTCACCATTTAGTCCTACGAGCGTTACATCTACAGCTACAACCACAAATTCGTTTACACCCCAGCAACAACAAATTACTTCTCCATTTGGTACTTTTGCACGAAATCAAACTTCTAGTACTGCTACGTCTACGCACGAACCGTTTGGAAAATCGACATTCGGAGTAACGCTGACGGCAATCGTTATTGACGACAATATTTATTCGTTAGACAATCAACTAACAGACGACGAGAAGAACATGTACATGGcggagaaatttatttttggaaAGATTCCGCTGAAACCGCCTACCAAAGACATTAGATAA